Proteins found in one Cyprinus carpio isolate SPL01 chromosome B10, ASM1834038v1, whole genome shotgun sequence genomic segment:
- the LOC122138746 gene encoding BCL2/adenovirus E1B 19 kDa protein-interacting protein 3-like — protein MSDAAAPADNNGEPGLNGSWVELAMNRNVTSLSSSAASLPPPLAQIVEEDDGMVGGLEHVPSSSSIHNGDMEKILLDAQHESSRSNSSCGSPPRPHSPQDEGQIIFDVYMRRDSQEEVMEEIRDEDILMRIQTGSQTGQVDPENIPPKEFHFRHPRRSVTLSMRKSGAMKKGGIFSAEFLKVFIPSLLLSHILVLGLGVYIGKRLTTPPASSI, from the exons ATGGGTAGAGTTGGCGATGAACAGAAACGTCACATCTCTCTCTTCCTCCGCTGCCTCATTGCCGCCCCCTTTAGCCCAGATAGTAGAGGAGGATGATGGGATGGTGGGGGGCCTGGAACATGTTCCCTCATCATCTTCCATCCACAATGGAGACATGGAAAAAATCCTGCTAGATGCCCAGCACGAATCCAGCCGCAGTAACTCCTCATGCGGCAG CCCTCCTCGACCTCACAGTCCTCAGGATGAAGGCCAGATCATTTTCGATGTGTACATGAGGAGGGACAGTCAG GAGGAAGTCATGGAGGAGATCAGAGATGAGGACATCTTAATGAGGATTCAGACTGGGTCGCAGACTGGTCAAGTAGACCCTGAGAATATTCCGCCTAA GGAGTTTCATTTCCGGCACCCGCGGCGTTCAGTGACTCTCAGCATGAGGAAGTCAGGAGCCATGAAGAAAGGAGGCATCTTCTCTGCTGAGTTCCTCAAAGTGTTTATCCCCTCGCTGCTTCTGTCCCACATCCTGGTCCTGGGTCTCGG GGTCTATATTGGGAAAAGACTGACAACTCCCCCTGCAAGCTCCATTTGA